In Ptychodera flava strain L36383 unplaced genomic scaffold, AS_Pfla_20210202 Scaffold_87__1_contigs__length_454918_pilon, whole genome shotgun sequence, a single window of DNA contains:
- the LOC139129056 gene encoding spectrin alpha chain, non-erythrocytic 1-like: protein MEKQRIGKSMMMGKKKCCLCNKNISIESRTNEVVSRRQKVKDKNNERHVMLDKSLVYQVLGWSVEEFLTWLEEKQHLAEDESYKDLSNLAEVITETLNL, encoded by the exons ATGGAAAAACAGAGAATTGGAAAATCCATGATGATGGGGAAAAAGAAGTGTTGTCTATGCAACAAAAACATCAG CATTGAGAGCAGAACAAATGAAGTTGTCAGCAGAAGACAGAAAGTGAAAGATAAAAACAATGAGAGACATGTCATGTTGGATAAATCTCTTGTCTATCAAGTCTTGGGTTGGAGTGTGGAAGAG TTCCTGACATGGTTGGAAGAAAAGCAACACTTGGCAGAGGATGAGTCATACAAAGATCTAAGTAATCTGGCAGAGGTGATTACAGAGACACTAAACCTCTAA